Proteins encoded within one genomic window of candidate division WOR-3 bacterium:
- a CDS encoding peptidylprolyl isomerase produces the protein MEAVDNKKVVAIEYTMTLDDGSLIDATKGEPFVFLFGVGEIFPKLEEEMKGMKVGEEKDVVLEPDDAFGEYDPEAVQVIPQEYFGEEEPVVGMQYYAHFEDGNEVPFYVKDVKDGNVTIDFNHPFAGHRIHFHIKIVNVRDASPEELEHGHAHHV, from the coding sequence ATGGAGGCTGTGGATAACAAAAAAGTAGTAGCCATAGAGTATACGATGACTCTGGATGACGGGAGTTTGATCGACGCTACAAAGGGAGAGCCGTTTGTTTTCCTTTTTGGCGTTGGTGAAATTTTCCCTAAACTGGAAGAAGAAATGAAAGGTATGAAGGTAGGCGAAGAGAAAGACGTGGTGTTGGAACCCGATGACGCCTTTGGAGAATACGACCCTGAAGCGGTTCAGGTAATTCCACAGGAATACTTTGGCGAAGAGGAACCAGTTGTTGGAATGCAGTACTATGCCCACTTTGAAGATGGCAATGAAGTACCTTTTTATGTGAAAGACGTTAAAGACGGTAATGTAACAATTGATTTTAACCATCCTTTTGCTGGGCATAGGATTCATTTCCACATAAAAATAGTAAATGTTAGAGATGCTTCACCTGAGGAACTGGAACACGGGCATGCCCATCACGTTTAA
- a CDS encoding YggS family pyridoxal phosphate-dependent enzyme, translated as MVTKEKVEENIKRLRENIEDIKARYGIERDIVIEAVTKGVDAERILWAYEAGIKVMGENRVQEALLKIPFLSLDIEWHLVGHLQTNKVKHALKVFKVIESVDRVELVEALDKRLDKTLEIFIEVNTSMEPQKTGCKLEEVNNLVEEVLRREKLVLTGLMTIGPYPVEEKKSREAFSKLRELKERIEKDFGIQLQWLSMGMTEDYPYAIMEGANLLRIGRGIFGEVNR; from the coding sequence GTGGTGACAAAGGAGAAAGTTGAAGAAAATATAAAAAGGCTAAGGGAGAATATTGAAGACATTAAAGCCCGTTATGGTATAGAAAGAGATATAGTTATTGAGGCCGTTACCAAAGGTGTGGACGCGGAAAGGATCCTTTGGGCTTATGAGGCTGGAATAAAAGTAATGGGTGAAAACAGAGTGCAGGAGGCCCTTCTCAAAATTCCTTTCCTTTCTCTTGATATTGAATGGCATTTGGTGGGTCATCTTCAAACCAATAAAGTTAAACATGCCCTTAAGGTTTTTAAGGTAATCGAATCGGTGGATAGAGTGGAGCTTGTTGAAGCCCTTGATAAGAGATTGGATAAGACCCTTGAAATTTTCATTGAGGTGAATACTTCAATGGAACCCCAAAAAACAGGCTGCAAATTAGAGGAAGTAAATAACCTGGTGGAAGAGGTTCTAAGAAGGGAGAAACTCGTGCTGACTGGTCTTATGACCATAGGCCCTTATCCCGTTGAAGAGAAAAAAAGCAGGGAGGCCTTTTCTAAGCTAAGAGAGCTGAAAGAAAGGATTGAAAAGGATTTTGGAATTCAACTTCAGTGGCTTTCAATGGGAATGACAGAAGATTACCCCTATGCAATAATGGAAGGTGCCAATCTTTTAAGGATTGGAAGGGGGATTTTTGGGGAGGTAAATAGATGA
- a CDS encoding DivIVA domain-containing protein, with the protein MRLTPLEIRKATFKMKFRGFDPEEVLTYLEMISNEFEKLIQENERLKERVMVMEKKLSEYEELEESLKKALFLAQQSSEQVIENAQERAQNIIKEAQVKAERMIAEIALKRSKLEDEVQKLEKRKYEILQKLRGELEYYLRLLSREVQDFEGK; encoded by the coding sequence ATGAGGCTTACTCCTTTAGAGATAAGGAAGGCAACCTTTAAGATGAAATTCAGGGGGTTTGACCCTGAGGAAGTTCTCACTTACTTAGAGATGATTTCAAATGAATTCGAAAAATTAATTCAGGAGAACGAGCGGTTGAAAGAGAGAGTAATGGTTATGGAAAAGAAGCTTTCAGAGTATGAAGAGCTTGAAGAGAGTTTGAAGAAGGCTCTATTTCTCGCTCAGCAGTCATCAGAGCAGGTAATAGAGAATGCTCAGGAGAGGGCTCAGAATATAATAAAGGAAGCCCAGGTTAAAGCGGAAAGGATGATTGCAGAAATCGCCCTGAAGAGGTCTAAACTCGAAGATGAAGTCCAGAAACTGGAAAAGAGGAAATATGAAATTCTTCAAAAACTCAGAGGCGAATTGGAGTATTATTTGAGACTTCTCTCAAGGGAGGTGCAGGACTTTGAGGGAAAGTGA